From Lycium ferocissimum isolate CSIRO_LF1 chromosome 12, AGI_CSIRO_Lferr_CH_V1, whole genome shotgun sequence, one genomic window encodes:
- the LOC132040547 gene encoding probable glycosyltransferase At5g03795, with protein sequence MGFCAFRKSFKLFKLWGYLRPFSVLLIVVVMVGLLLIIQTKMKTFIHKDGVFVQFDVQEKVGIKNVEIMKLQNRSNKGEIDEISVQFDEQIKVGVKNLEPIKLQNRSNKGEILSLSNSPYHNWVLFATDYEEMMKTLKIFVYPDAFMSNKSSPFSGIFLPLTNPFNPKLGNYFSEHMFKIALLGSSFVTKNPKEAHFYYMPFSINVMRNHPNVHSASAIKDFVAGYTDRVRSEFMFWNASGGADHFYVYCHSIGRDAASKQQELHHNAIQVTCSSNYFQRLYIAHRDIGLPQVWPRQHEEALNPPDARYKLAFFAGRVQNSLVRQNLLDLWKNDSSFDIFSGSSSFPYKEGFRRSKYCLHVKGYEVNTARVSDAIQHGCVPVLISNYYDLPLANILDWSKFSIIVNERDIPHLKKILLSVPRRTYLNMYKNLGIVRRHFAWYSSPKEYDSFHMTVYQLWLRRGLHRVAW encoded by the exons ATGGGGTTTTGTGCTTTTAGAAAAagttttaaactttttaaattgTGGGGTTATCTCAGACCCTTCTCTGTATTGTTGATTGTAGTTGTAATGGTTGGTTTGTTACTAATTAtacaaacaaaaatgaaaactttCATTCATAAAGATGGAGTTTTTGTTCAGTTTGATGTTCAAGAGAAAGTGGGAATCAAGAATGTTGAAATAATGAAGCTGCAAAACAGGTCTAATAAAGgtgaaattgatgaaatttctGTTCAGTTtgatgaacaaattaaagtgggAGTTAAGAATCTTGAGCCAATTAAGCTGCAAAATAGGTCTAATAAAGGTGAAATTTTGTCACTTAGTAATAGTCCTTATCATAATTGGGTGTTATTTGCTACTGATTATGAAGAAATGATGAAAACCCTAAAGATATTTGTGTATCCTGATGCTTTTATGAGTAACAAGTCTTCACCTTTTTCTGGTATTTTTCTTCCCCTTACAAACCCCTTTAATCCAAAATTAGGAAATTACTTTAGTGAGCATATGTTCAAGATTGCTCTTTTGGGTAGTTCCTTTGTTACAAAGAATCCAAAAGAGGCTCATTTTTACTATATGCCCTTTTCGATCAACGTTATGCGAAATCACCCTAATGTGCATTCTGCTTCCGCGATCAAAGATTTTGTTGCTGGATATACTGATAGAGTTAGGTCAGAGTTTATGTTTTGGAATGCATCTGGTGGTGCTGATCATTTTTATGTGTACTGTCATTCTATCGGTCGAGACGCTGCCTCTAAGCAGCAAGAATTGCATCATAACGCGATTCAGGTTACGTGCTCATCTAACTATTTTCAGAGGCTATACATTGCTCACAGAGATATTGGTTTGCCCCAAGTTTGGCCTCGCCAACATGAGGAAGCGTTGAATCCTCCGGATGCGAG aTACAAGCTTGCTTTCTTTGCTGGTCgtgtccaaaattctcttgTAAGACAAAATTTATTGGATCTATGGAAGAATGATAGCTCCTTCGATATATTCTCCGGGAGTTCATCTTTCCCTTACAAGGAAGGATTTCGGAGAAGTAAATACTGTCTCCACGTCAAAGGTTACGAGGTGAATACAGCTAGAGTCAGCGATGCTATTCAGCATGGCTGCGTTCCTGTACTAATTTCGAACTACTATGATCTTCCATTAGCAAACATATTAGATTGGAGCAAGTTCTCAATTATTGTTAATGAAAGAGATATTCCACACCTAAAGAAGATATTGCTCTCGGTGCCTAGACGAACTTACCTCAACATGTATAAGAACTTAGGCATCGTGAGAAGGCACTTCGCTTGGTATAGTAGCCCAAAAGAATATGATTCCTTCCATATGACAGTTTACCAACTTTGGCTCAGAAGGGGACTACATCGAGTCGCTTGGTGA
- the LOC132039954 gene encoding uncharacterized protein LOC132039954, translated as MVLIEQVPSEEPKPNSKTTTLKDSSGDVSDGYQTASDTELNETENGSKNNNKESHNTINTASSSSNTDLKEENQEQLNQKALAQANDAKVDGNTLFKDGLYEEALSKYELALQVAADIPSSTEIRSICHANRAACFSKLGKHDETIKECTKALELNPTYIKALVRRAEAHEKLEHYDEAITDMTKILELEPSHDQARRTVIRLKPLADEKREKMKEEMIGKLKEMGNSILGRFGMSVDNFKTVKDPNTGSYSVQFQK; from the exons atggtgTTGATAGAACAAGTACCTTCTGAAGAACCAAAACCAAACTCCAAAACGACGACGTTGAAGGATTCGTCTGGTGACGTGTCAGATGGATACCAGACTGCAAGCGATACAGAACTGAACGAAACTGAAAATGgaagtaaaaataataataaagaatcTCATAATACGATCAATACGGCGTCGTCTTCTTCGAATACTgatttgaaggaagaaaatcAGGAACAATTGAATCAG AAAGCCTTGGCTCAAGCAAATGATGCAAAAGTTGATGGCAATACATTGTTTAAGGATGGGCTTTATGAAGAGGCATTGTCAAAATATGAGCTAGCTTTACAAGTTGCAGCAGATATTCCTTCAAGTACTGAAATTCGTTCAATATGCCATGCTAATCGTGCAGCTTGTTTCTCCAAACTG GGAAAACATGACGAGACTATCAAGGAATGCACAAAAGCATTAGAACTAAATCCTACATATATAAAGGCTCTGGTTAGAAGAGCAGAGGCACATGAAAAGCTTGAACACTATGATGAGGCTATTACTG ACATGACAAAGATCTTGGAATTGGAACCCTCACATGACCAAGCTAGGAGAACTGTGATCCGTTTAAAGCCATTAGCTGATGAGAAGCGAGAAAAGATGAAAGAAGAGATGATTG GCAAGCTCAAAGAAATGGGAAATTCCATTTTGGGCCGATTTGGTATGAGCGTTGACAACTTCAAAACAGTTAAAGATCCAAACACTGGCTCCTACTCAGTTCAATTTCAGAAGTAA